In the Spirochaetia bacterium 38H-sp genome, TACCGGCACGGTCTCCTTGCCTGACTTTGTATACCAAGCAAGCGAAAATGAAAAACCTATAATCCTAGGTGAGCCTATACATAAGAAAGTAGAAAAAAGAGCATACGAAATAGAGGTTACTTTGACTCCTTTTGCTTTCCCAGAAAATAAAACTGGTGTTTGGAACGGCTTTATTTCCACTTTCCGCTTTCTCAATATCGACGCAGATGAATTTATATTAGATAAAAAGCTTGATAGTGATTTTGGTGTCTCCTTTAACATGGTTGTACCATATCTGCATGTAAAATACAAAAACTCTAAGGGAAATACTTTCTCGGGCGTTCTTTACCCCAGACCAGTGTCATCTCACACAGAAGGTCCTATCGATATAAAAGCAATAACTCAAAGAGATATTATTTATTTTGCCAATGCTATAAATAGCCCACTTCCTACTCTTAGCCTGGAAAAAGACAATACATATACTGTTATATACACAAATGAAGATTTTGGTGTAGACCCGATAAACTCCCATCTCCCTACAGAAAACCAGATATTATCACTCTACTTTCCTGATTTTCTATCTGGCCCCTCTATTACCGGAGGAAATGTCGGACCAAAACCAGGACATTTTGGATGGACTCTTAATTCAAAATCCGTAATAAGTAATATTTACTTTAATTTCTCTCCATACTTTGATGTAAACATTAAATACTGATACAAAGGTGGCCACCTGGCCACCTTTTTTACACAAGGAGTTTTTTATGCTTTATAGAGTAATGTGGACATTTAACAGAGGACTTTATGAATCTTGGTATAGAGTAGGCGATATCAAAGATGATGATAAAATAAGAACGGTCCCTCTACCTTTGTTTGAAAAAGAAAAAATAGAATGGGAGAAAAAAGGAAAAACAGTAGAACCAGCAGGACTGTGGATATACGAATGGGAAGTAAAAACCATAAAAGAAGAATATAGAGATGAATACGTGGATAGATGGATTGGCTTTAGATACTGGAGACCTGAAATAGGAAAATTTGAACTCGCAATATCAGACGATACTAATCCTATTATGCTCGTTGGCAGTATGATAGATGTATTAGAAAAAACAGGAAGAAAATACCTTTCTGCTGAAAGAGAAATGAAATCATGGTGGTATGCTTCTATGACAGGTAAATATGAAGAATTCGAAGATGCTTAATGTAAAGAAATACTCCTGGGGGGAGCGTGGCGGGCTCCCCTATCCTCACGGCTTAAAAGCTCCTTATATAAAAAGTTCTTTTTCAGATTACGCTTGAAATAATAGCTTGCAGACTTGTTTTGATTAGTAAAATTATTTTAGGGTTTATTACATACGACATTATGTTACAACCTGTGATTATAACAATAAGGCTGGTATATATATAGCTATTGGCAAGTGTAAATAGCATGAGAAGATACTGTAAAACACACATAAACACAGAAAAGCCTTATTTTGTTATGCACCGCAGGCAGGAAAAAGGTGCGCTGTTTCCTGCTTTGTATAGCAAGAAGTAGTGCGCCTTTTTCCGTTCGGTATATTTTTATTTTTTTAGTTTGAAGAAGGATAGCTCGTCTATGGCCCGCTTTATTATATCCTGAGTGTGCAGGTTTTGCTCGCGGAGTTTGTCCTGGATTCCTGCGATTTGTTTGGATTGTTCTTCTACGGTGCTCATAGCTTGGCTGAGTTTGTGAGAAAGGTCTGTAAGTGCTGTTGTTGACTCAAGTATCTGTTTGTTTCCTTGTGCCATTTCTTTGGATGCGTTATTGACTTCTATTGCTACGTCCTTCATCTCTCGGAGTGCCTGCAGAATCTGTACGCTTCCTGCTCTCTGTTCTTGCAGAGCAGCTTCTATTTCTTGGATATTCTGCGATACGTCCTGTATGTCGTGTTCTATTGTGGAAAAAAGAGAATGTGTGCTGCCTGACAGTTTTACCAGATTGCCTATGTACTCGGATGTGCCTTTGAGTGTTTCTCTTATGCCTTTTGAATGCTGGGCTGTTTCTGTGGCCAGTTTTCTTATCTCATCCGCAACAACCGCAAAGCCTTTTCCGTGTTCTCCTGCGTGTGCAGCTTCTATTGCTGCATTCATGGCAAGGATGTTGGTCTCAGATGCTATTCTGGATATTATTCTGTTGGTTTCTTCCAGCTGTTTGGAGTTCTCTCCTATGGTTTGAGATAGCTGTACAAGTGAGTCCAGCCCTTTTTGACCTTCTAGTGAGGATGTGGTAAGTGCCTCAAAGTTTTCTCTCAATGTCTTTGATATGTTTGCTATGGATTCTATGTTTGCTATCAGTTCTTCTATGGATGCGGATGACTCCTCTATGCTTGTTGTCTGGTTTTGTATTGCCTGCGCAAGGGAGTCTATGCTGCGTGTTGTTTCTTGTACTGTAGATGCGTTTTGCTCTGTGTTTGCTCGTAGTTCTTGAATCTCTGTGTTAACTCCGTCTATTGAGCCTGTTATGGTATTGATAGAACTTGTGGTGTCTTCTATTGCTGTATTGAGGTCTTCTGCTGCACCTGAGAGCCTTCCCATGCTTTCCTGGATGCCTGTTATTGTCAGTCTAAGCTGCCCAATAAAGTTATTAAAAAGCCTCAGCATGGCTGCAAGCTCATCGTCTCCGTGTATATCCTCAAGAGGAAAGAGTTTGCCTTCACTGGCTATCTTGAGTCCCTGTTGCAGTGTTATAAGGCGTTTTATGACTATGTTTCTTATAAGATAGATAAGGATTACCGATTGAAGAAGTATTGCTATAATACCACCTATGCTGGCCAGAATGATAAGCGAGCTTATGGCTCCTGTTATTTCTTTACCGGGTATTTCTCCGATTACAGCCCATGGGAGGTCATATCGCTCTATCCATGAGTATGCATATATGTCTGTTTCTCTCCCGTCTTTTGTCATAAAGTTTCCGGAAGGCGGGTCTTTCTGTTTGTTGTTTATTATGGTAGAAAAGTATCCTGTTGCTGCTTTTTTGCCTGCCATGTCTCTGTTGTGATGCGCAAGAATTATCCCATCTTCTGTTGCTATAAATGTGTATCCACTTATGCCAAGAACTATATCCGACATATATGTTTCATAGAACTTTTGTATATTTAGAGCAACTGCAAGGTATCCTCTTGTAGAAGGAGATTCTATTGGTATTGCTATTATTGCAGCAGGAAATCCTCCTATTGTTGGGTATATATTGAGTAGGATGGCATCCGTATTTTTACTATTTTTTGTTATATATGCTGTATCTATTGCATCCGGTGCTCCTGTGCCTACGTTTGTTATAAGTCTGCCTCCTGTATCGTATGCCATGACAGAAGAGTAGAGTACTGGTTCTTCTTCTGCTATTTCTTCCAATATATCTTTTATTTCTGCAGTAGAGCCATTTACAAATGCTTCTATTACTTCTGGATTTTCCTTTTCTTCTCTTAGCTGGAGTTTTACGGCTTTTATCCACATTCCGGATATGTGGGTTGCTGTCTTTACTATGTTTTGCGCATCCTGTGACTGCATTGCTATTGACTGACTGCTAAAGCGCGAAAAGAATATAAAAAGACTGCCTCCCAGGAAAATAATTA is a window encoding:
- a CDS encoding methyl-accepting chemotaxis protein, which codes for MKNIDLSRSTLSRKLLVYLILIIIIFLGGSLFIFFSRFSSQSIAMQSQDAQNIVKTATHISGMWIKAVKLQLREEKENPEVIEAFVNGSTAEIKDILEEIAEEEPVLYSSVMAYDTGGRLITNVGTGAPDAIDTAYITKNSKNTDAILLNIYPTIGGFPAAIIAIPIESPSTRGYLAVALNIQKFYETYMSDIVLGISGYTFIATEDGIILAHHNRDMAGKKAATGYFSTIINNKQKDPPSGNFMTKDGRETDIYAYSWIERYDLPWAVIGEIPGKEITGAISSLIILASIGGIIAILLQSVILIYLIRNIVIKRLITLQQGLKIASEGKLFPLEDIHGDDELAAMLRLFNNFIGQLRLTITGIQESMGRLSGAAEDLNTAIEDTTSSINTITGSIDGVNTEIQELRANTEQNASTVQETTRSIDSLAQAIQNQTTSIEESSASIEELIANIESIANISKTLRENFEALTTSSLEGQKGLDSLVQLSQTIGENSKQLEETNRIISRIASETNILAMNAAIEAAHAGEHGKGFAVVADEIRKLATETAQHSKGIRETLKGTSEYIGNLVKLSGSTHSLFSTIEHDIQDVSQNIQEIEAALQEQRAGSVQILQALREMKDVAIEVNNASKEMAQGNKQILESTTALTDLSHKLSQAMSTVEEQSKQIAGIQDKLREQNLHTQDIIKRAIDELSFFKLKK